One window of Hydractinia symbiolongicarpus strain clone_291-10 chromosome 3, HSymV2.1, whole genome shotgun sequence genomic DNA carries:
- the LOC130635467 gene encoding uncharacterized protein LOC130635467 translates to MTGKRSTFYCLVFAVLHYICCDVPITDIFRCDFEDDVCGFTSSPPNLFQRNRGGTPSNLTGPTAAPEGDYYVFYEASESENTAIFESKIIDARNGWRNFSISFWLHAYGIHLGGLDLLIVSATQEVLETFNITAPSSEKWKTVTKFFNPTKGNGNGLFKVRFMVTRKGYSADFALDSLWIGAYMDYYPVTCTATKCAPNSVCQQSFDFVGCTCNAGFVGNGFESFNVATGCNAHGNCSTNPCDVNAICSLAICSCKPGFVGNGVKRSIKGGTRCLDLNECVTLDVCGTNEICINTPGGYKCVCKPYFHKPVAEGATCIENTFTDALNTNLNTNKPSKEISSSVTTKKSTQTKKKMTAPLYKPSDTEKSSKTDLTIMYIIVASIGGILIVIALVAVCIYREKSGFREKNKHISKEESNIYTSGNENTSLSKSPPSIPVKQEPNVIIPLESPVHSNGCNYESEGYYTEMIDGTDFPNYTQPNVTESYEVNNIDLKL, encoded by the exons ATGACTGGAAAGCGTTCAACGTTTTATTGTTTGGTATTCGCAGTTTTGCACTACATATGTTGCGACG ttcCTATCACTGATATTTTTCGATGTGATTTCGAAGATGATGTTTGTGGTTTTACCTCTTCACCACCAAATTTATTTCAACGCAACAGAGGTGGGACACCTTCAAATTTGACAGGACCCACAGCTGCACCAG AGGGTGATTATTACGTTTTTTACGAAGCTTCTGAGTCAGAAAATACAGCCATATTTGAAAGCAAAATTATTGATGCCAGAAATGGGTGGCGAAATTTTAGCATTTCTTTCTGGCTGCATGCGTATGGAATACACCTTGGCGGCTTAG ATTTACTAATCGTGTCTGCAACACAGGAAGTGTTGGAAACGTTTAACATCACTGCACCATCATCTGAAAAGTGGAAAACTGTGACAAAGTTTTTTAACCCAACGAAGGGTAATGGAAACGGCTTGTTTAAG GTCCGCTTTATGGTAACAAGAAAAGGTTACAGTGCTGATTTTGCGTTGGATTCTTTATGGATTGGAGCTTACATGGACTACTATCCAG TTACTTGTACTGCAACTAAATGCGCACCGAATTCTGTATGTCAGCaaagttttgattttgttggTTGCACATGCAACGCTGGATTTGTTGGCAACGGATTTGAATCATTTAACGTGGCTACTGGCTGCAATG CACATGGAAACTGTTCAACAAATCCTTGTGACGTAAATGCCATCTGTTCATTAGCAATCTGTTCATGCAAGCCAGGTTTTGTTGGTAATGGAGTAAAAAGATCAATAAAGGGAGGAACCCGTTGTTTGG atCTGAACGAATGCGTCACTTTAGATGTTTGTGGAACAAACGAAATATGTATCAATACTCCAGGTGGATATAAATGTGTATGCAAGCCTTATTTCCACAAACCAGTTGCAGAAGGTGCCACCTGTATAG AGAATACCTTCACAGACGCTCTAAACACAAATCTAAACACAAACAAACCATCAAAAGAAATTTCATCATCTGTGACCACCAAAAAATCCACAcagacaaagaaaaaaatgacagcTCCATTATATAAACCTAGCGATACTGAAAAGAGTTCAAAAACCGATTTGACGATAATGTATATCATAGTTGCATCTATTGGAGGAATATTGATTGTGATTGCTTTAGTGGCTGTGTGTATATACCGGGAAAAGTCAGG TTTTAGGGAGAAAAACAAACATATATCCAAAGAAGAATCTAATATTTACACTTCAGGAAACGAAAATACCTCTCTATCAAAATCTCCTCCTAGTATACCAGTAAAACAAGAACCAAATGTGATTATCCCGCTCGAAAGTCCAGTTCACAGCAACGGCTGCAATTATG AGTCCGAAGGATATTACACAGAAATGATCGATGGCACGGACTTCCCAAATTATACGCAACCAAATGTAACAGAGAGTTACGAAGTCAATAATATTGATCTGAAG ctATAG
- the LOC130636496 gene encoding selenoprotein T2-like — protein MIASVMNFAKWITLATIVFGEKASLWQTLNVPPPSAYTWSQENKIVSCLSVFFLSNTIEGALLQTGAFEIELNGTKVWSKLKTGRIPQGEELFQIIQNRINPSGASSPQFSPPSQSSTFGDFHDKEKYNTKKANARNDFDEFDTEEHVEL, from the exons ATGATTGCATCAGTTATGAATTTTGCAAAATGGATAACCTTGGCTACAATTGTTTTTGGTGAGAAAGCCAGTTTATGGCAAACTTTGAATGTACCTCCTCCATCAGCATACACATGGTCACAAGAAAACAAG atTGTATCCTGTTtgtctgttttctttttgtcaaataCCATCGAAGGTGCATTACTTCAGACTGGTGCTTTTGAAATCGAACTTAATG GCACCAAAGTATGGTCTAAATTAAAAACTGGACGTATACCACAAGGGGAGGAGCTCTTTCAGATCATTCAAAACCGAATAAATCCATCAGGCGCTTCTTCACCACAATTCTCACCTCCATCACAATCCTCCACTTTTGGTGATTTTCACGATAAAGAGAAATACAATACTAAGAAGGCAAACGCGAGGAATGATTTTGATGAATTTGACACTGAAGAGCATGTAGAACTATAG